From Bacillota bacterium, a single genomic window includes:
- a CDS encoding endonuclease III codes for MDSVDIRQRVRRVDAALAGMYGPRVLRPRGDALGTLVHTILTQNTSDANSDRTFAALRAAYPDWEALARAPAGDIAKVIRTGGLADIKANRLKQVLETVRSCAGRLDLGFLSELSDEEAFDYLTSLPGVGPKTAACVLLFALGRPVFPVDTHVHRVANRVGLVHTSGPAKTQEVLAPLVPPEIVYQFHMNMVTHGRRTCRAGKPRCEACSLAPGCEWAVRNG; via the coding sequence GTGGACAGCGTCGACATCAGGCAGAGGGTGAGGCGTGTTGACGCAGCCCTTGCGGGGATGTATGGGCCGCGGGTGCTCAGGCCGAGAGGGGATGCTCTGGGCACTCTGGTCCACACGATCCTCACCCAGAACACCTCCGATGCGAATTCGGACCGAACCTTCGCGGCGCTCCGGGCCGCCTATCCGGATTGGGAGGCGCTCGCCCGGGCCCCGGCGGGCGATATCGCAAAGGTGATTCGCACGGGAGGGCTCGCGGACATCAAGGCCAACAGGCTGAAGCAGGTTCTCGAGACGGTCCGATCCTGCGCGGGCCGTCTCGATCTCGGTTTCCTGTCTGAACTCAGTGACGAAGAGGCCTTCGACTACCTCACGTCGCTTCCGGGAGTGGGTCCGAAAACCGCAGCGTGCGTACTTCTCTTCGCCCTGGGCAGGCCAGTCTTCCCCGTGGACACCCACGTCCACCGGGTTGCAAACCGCGTGGGCCTGGTCCATACCAGCGGACCCGCAAAGACTCAGGAAGTCCTGGCCCCGCTGGTTCCCCCGGAGATTGTCTACCAGTTCCATATGAACATGGTGACCCACGGTCGGAGGACGTGCAGGGCCGGGAAGCCGCGATGTGAGGCGTGCTCACTTGCACCCGGGTGTGAATGGGCGGTGAGGAATGGGTGA